The genomic region CCACAAGTCACCGCAATTGCCGTCGTCACTGCTTTTGTTGGCGTTACGGCATTCCTTGTTGCAAATGAACTGCACATGCAGCAAGTCCCAGACTCATTTGAGGCTATCTCATTAAATTTAGATTTTGTTCGATGGACATTGATCGCTGGAACAGTGGCTGTGGCTGAATTGTGGTACTGTTATCGGCATCTTGGGGCAAATCACCCGCCTGCCAGCGCCGGTGATGACACCGATACAGAGGCTACACATACAGCAGATGCTGATATCAGCAGTGCCGATGAGACAGCGAAAATCGAATCGTATCAATTTCTTGGTCTCCCCAATATAGTGACGCTTGCCCGGGGAGCACTGTTCGCTACGTTAGCTGGTTTTGCTGGGGTTACACCAATATATAGTATTGCGTGGCTTCCGTCACTACTCTATGGCATAGGAAGTGCGCTTGATTTTGTTGATGGATCGCTTGCACGTACGGCTGGCAGACAGACAGTTCTTGGTGCGAAACTAGATCTCACATTTGATTCGCTTGGTTTCTTAATTGCGCCGATTGTTGCTATTCTATGGGGACAACTCCCGGTATGGTATTTATTATTACCAGCGGCGCAGTACTCATTTAAGATCGGTCGGAACCACCGTCGTCGTCGCGGACTTTGCGTTCAGCCACTTCCAGCGAGTTCTGTTCGCCGACCACTCGCCGGTCTTCAGATGGCGTTTATTACACTTGCGCTCGCTCCAATCATCAGTGCCAATTTAATCAAAATACTCGCTATGGCTGTATTGGCACCCTCACTTATTATATTCATCCGAGATTATCTTGTCATTGCTGATTATATATAACTCAATGGTCGAATTGAAGTGGCTAACACATACAATATATCTGTTCCGACTATCCAAGCCGTCCCCTCACGAACTGGAATATAGCATA from Haloquadratum walsbyi C23 harbors:
- a CDS encoding CDP-alcohol phosphatidyltransferase family protein → MRDTDFPVTSSVLFLRRPQVTAIAVVTAFVGVTAFLVANELHMQQVPDSFEAISLNLDFVRWTLIAGTVAVAELWYCYRHLGANHPPASAGDDTDTEATHTADADISSADETAKIESYQFLGLPNIVTLARGALFATLAGFAGVTPIYSIAWLPSLLYGIGSALDFVDGSLARTAGRQTVLGAKLDLTFDSLGFLIAPIVAILWGQLPVWYLLLPAAQYSFKIGRNHRRRRGLCVQPLPASSVRRPLAGLQMAFITLALAPIISANLIKILAMAVLAPSLIIFIRDYLVIADYI